The Osmia bicornis bicornis unplaced genomic scaffold, iOsmBic2.1, whole genome shotgun sequence region gaattagttttatttcaccataggcaaatataacctaaaatcttacgaaacggaattcactaaatttcttgacaattgtactagataatattaattacatgtaatccgacaatatattgtgccagttacaattattttttttgataatctccaatatttcaaaattttctagcGAAACACAGAGATCGGTTTTGTTATGCTCGTGTCGAAACCGAGGGTGTTTACTTTCTCAAACTGTCAGCTGCTGTCAACTGTCCGCTAGGCCAACGACCGGATGATGTCGTCTCTGTCAGTCATAGACAGGCGACGTCATTGGGTCAACAACCTCGCCAGGTGATCGACAACTTAGTAACGACAATTTTCGAAACAGTCGACTTTCGAGAACTTTAAAACATCTAATAACTGGAATCTGTAAATATTACGGAGATGTCACATTACAAAATGCTGGTTGTGTTTTTTGTAGTTTGACACATGttaggttatatgtatataaattacgaattttccaatcgaatattatcaaagtgttataaaataatttttaacaaaaaatacaaccgacttcgaaatgcactaaaaagtatgaaataatttctacttcatttatacaaatacccaacagctattaataaaacctatttactcgttaaatagtatactaaatacatttcaaccttttcggaggcggcgcaaaattggaggcgggtcgaaccctgagatgcGATCGCTTTACTGAgacaaatcactcttcgtcgaaaaatcgtaaggtacgtgacggggagcccgtgttcgcgtagagacagagttgtctatGGGATCGTGTAATTAGATTGCTCGGCAAAattcctccgtgtaacgaggcaaAGTGTCAAGAGTGTTTCGATTCGCGATTTTCGTGTCAAAGACTCAAACGAATACGTtaaatttcacacttttcaattatctatccttttctctttcattttaaatcgttcgctaataattaatattctttttccgcGTTGCGTCGTATTTCGTATATTAGTATTTCGTGTCCGTAACACCGTAAcaaggctcaaacgcgaaggcgtgtgtgtgtgcaattagttctcatcctctcttcgatttttccAGATTTCAAGACCATCACCACGGCATCCGTATACAAAATTCATTGCAATTATTATACGTTcatattacatcgaattggtgagttgcacattcTATATCTTtgttaacacaacgaatctggtgtcgagtgagggcaaaacggcgATCTGAGAGACTGCTAGTCGtggaagtatccaactagatcGTTCCGTTCTAATCGCAAAAATTCGAGGTAACCAAGAATCTATAtactaaaataattttccgtcTATACGCGCATGaagacggcccacgagacAGTTAGTCCTGGAAGTATCCTACTGGGACCGTCTTCTTTCGGAtcgtaaaaatataataaaataaaacaccgaagttcgaatcacgATTTAGAGGCAACATTGTTTTTCTTGTTAGTTTTCTGTTAAAAGTTCATTCCATTCAATCACATTGATTTAATATCCGTActaacatattattttctaacattttatTCATATATTCCATACAGCTCGCACATTTTGTTAACCGAACcgttttgttgtaattatttttctcagaattatacacatcttacctatattctatttctaaccatttgcattcaaatacccttttcatttcctttattaacacgcctacctttttgcacgaattcacacgaggggcccgtatgggaccagagcattgacgaactcaattaataaattcagaatcttattttaaattttcgattctttttttaaattgttccaatCGTTATCGACccaacatcgtcgagcgcgactgggactggtggcagcgataataccgtgCTCATCCGCGTGtcaatcattaattttttttttttatttttgtacgtcgcgcgccgtatctcgctcgcgacgtaacactttttaatgcatttcaaagtcggttgtattttttgttaaaaattattttatttcacactttttagtggaacgagcagtatttgtaggctgccgtaaggtggtttaccgtttttattggttaattgcaataacgatagtttttaacgataacaagttccatacaagttatcagaatagttattaacaataacaaattgcataaatttttgcaagtgaaatatcgcggaaatatctcctattggatgtgaaaggtttcatcgcaatcggtacatgccttgcagagtacccatgtatataagaaacagtagagaatcggcgattgcatgctgactcatacaccagtaaagacacgtaggcatacatAGAATTGAATGTAGTAGtaatgtttgagaatccgctcagccatgatggcgctcacggtcgatcgattcatcgatcgggagtcgaccatctaggtgacgcgtgagcaggggtcttctcgccggctcgcgcgcaacgacgCCATTATCATTGATCACCGATCAAAGTAAGCACCACGTGCTAGTGAATTCTCAAGTTTGTTTAAGTGCTAATCATCAAGACACGATCAAGACCGCTCAAAGGACCCAAGGAATCCTCTGCAACTGTGCAGTGCAACAGGATTGCGAAAGGTACAGATCAATTACAAGTAATTCATTGCacacgtgagccgccaaccacgtgtcgatcaagcacgagatcacgggcaccatcacagcagcgggccgaattaataCAATTAACGGCGCTTACAAGCTCGCTGCTTGCAAATTGTAAGGGCATTGCTCATGTAACACCACGCAGGTGACAGAGAAATTCAATAATCGATGTGTTTCAATTTGTGTAAAATCATGCTTCacgacgaatcattgtaattgCAAGTGAATCAGACGGTTCATTCTCTCACGAAAAGAGTCAACGCGGATCATCGTAATCATCGTATTGTTTGCTCAAACACTAATTGTCAGATCAGCGTggtcatttcattttataattgactcgaataaatcaatttgtgaaacccgaaccagtaagtgtaaaattctttcccagcgcaatccatccaggatttccatcattcctgaatatttggtccttcgagccggattgcgCCCTTGCTGGACTCGGTTTTCACAAAATTGCTCATTAATCATTGTTCGTCTCAAGTCTTTGTCTCGTGTTCGTAACGGTGTTCGGTGGTCGGCcatcttctcttctcttctccaTTCAAATTTCACTGACACTTTCGCCACCTCACCAGGTGGCGCTCAGACGACCGACTCACCAGTCGATAAAGAAGACCACTGCTCACCGAACGCTCACCAAGCCTAATCAACCCGCTCACCTTTGATCACCCATGGCTCATCAGACGAAGCCCTCAGACAAGTGGAGTGAAATGGAGAGCTCCAAGGAATCATTGGAGGTACCCGACAAAAGCTCATCGGGACGATCATCGCCAGCTCAGACTGCGACGGAACCGGCACGCCGTACACCGTCGCCGCATTCGCACGCCACACGCGCGAATGCACCCTCCACGCTTCCTGTCGAGCTCCAGCTCAAAGTCTGTACTCAACAAGGACGGCTTCGCTCCATGAAGCGCCTGCTCACAAAACTGCAGGAAAATGCTGGCCAGCTCACtaaggaggagctggacgaccTCAAACAGCAAGCCGACGAGGCCCTAAAAGCCTTCAGTAAGGAGCATGCTCACTTCGAGGTGCTTTGGCCCTCCTCGATGACGGATCATCCCTACTTCTCCGAAGAGCTCCATGAGAAGATACAGGACTCTCACTCAGATGCGAAGTCGCTAATTGCCAAGGAGAGGGCCAGGCTCACGGCTCAACGACCGGATCAACAGCTAGATCAGCCCAGCAAAACGCCAGCTCAATCCAAGTTGCCGGATATCGCACTGCTTAAGTTCAATGACAGTTACACCGACTGGCCCTCATTTATTGATTTGTTCACCTCAGTCGTGATCAACCGAGAGGACTTGGACAACGTTCAGAAGTTCTACTACTTTAAGGGATGCCTGCGAGGAGAGCCGCTCAAAATCATCTCAAACCTGTCGCTCACCGGATCATCGCTCAACTCAGCCATCGCCCAGCTCAAGAGCCGGTATGAGAATAAGCGTCGGCTCATACAAGCTCATCTCGATCAACTGGCGTCGCTACCTGCTGGGCCGCCGGTAATGGCAGCCGAGCAAGCGAAGAGCCTGAGCCAGCTCATTTCGACAGCTCTGGAGACGAGGAACGCCGTGCTCAACTTGGTTGATCCGGCAACACtgggcgactgcatgctggtGCATCAGGTCAGCCGCAAGCTGGACCGAACGACCAAGGAGAGGTGGGAGTCGTCGCTTGGGACGACAACCGAATTTCCAAAGTTCGACTCGCTCGTGGAATTCGTAACGGCAAGGGTGAGGACCCTTGAGTCGCTCAGCGAAGACCAATCAAGATCGGCTCAACAAAAGCAGGCACCCGCAAGGCAAGCAGCTCAACCCGCTCAGACGAGACGACCAGCTCACACCGCAGTAGCGGCAGCTCCAGCTCGGCAGACAGCTCCTCGAACGGCACCCGAGAGGCCTGATTTGGAGCGACCATCGCCTTTCGAGTGCTGCGATTGTTGCGGAGGGCAACACTATATCGTTACATGCGCACTCTTTCGGAGCATGACGCCCAAGGTGCGAGCTCAGTGCGTGGAGAACAAGCGCCTGTGCTATAACTGCTTGGGCAGGCACAGCGTCCGCTCGTGCAAATCCACTCAGAAGTGTAAGCACTGTGGCGGGCAACACCACACCATGATCCACGAAGGCGAGCCGAAAACAGCTCAAGCTCAAGCCGGCTCATCCAGATCAGCCTCCTCATCCGCTCACACCACCGAATGGGAACTCGGTGCAGAAGTCAAACTGTCAGATCACAAAACTCTCCTCGCAACCGCTCAAGCTCTGCTCACCACCTCAACGACAGTTCACCAAATCCGCATCTTAATCGATCCAGGTTCCGAAATTTCGTTCATCTCCGAAGAACTCACCCGTCTGCTCAACCTTCGGAGACACCGATCATCCATCACAATCATTGGTGTTGGTGGAACAAAATCAACTGAAACAAAGGGTGTGGTCACTGTCACACTCCAATCGATGCATTCACAACAGACTGTCTGCATCCAGGCTCACGTGCTCACAGCCGTATCGACAATCCTGCCATCGTTCTCAATGAGAACTCCGGATTGGCCTCACATTAGGAAATTGAGGTTGGCGGACAATAAATTTTTGACACCAAGACCAGTCGATTTAATCATTGGAGCGGATTTCTACGGAAGGATCATCAAGCCAAATATCATCAAGGGTTCACCAACAACACCAATTGCTCAACTTTCCATTTTTGGATGGCTCGTCATTGGCCCAGTCAACGAATCACATTCAAATACTCATTATTCACATTTTGCAGTTGCTCAAGACGACCAGAGCAATCTGCAAGAGCTGCTCACCAAATTCTGGGTTCAAGAGGAGTCACCAATGGATATTCCAAGCACGCTCACtccggaggaagaagaatgcgaaTTACATTTCTGTGCGACTCACTCTCGTGATCACACAGGAAGGTACATCGTTCGCATTCCACTCAAGGCACCAGCATCGCTCTTAGGCAATTCACACAAGATTGCTCAAAGATATCTACAAAGCACTTTGCGACGACTCTCCAAGGATTCAACATACAACCAGCTCTACGTCGAGTTCATGAAAGAGTACGAAGAATTAGGACACATGGTAAAGGCTCCAGATCATCAACGAATTTCATCAAGAGAGGCTGAGAACGTTGGGCCTGATGAGGAGATGACCTTGGCACATGATGCTTCGGCATCAGGAGGGTTGAGGGTCCCTTCTGATGGTTCAACACCTCAGACCTCTGCTCATCTTCAACCATATTATTTGCCTCACCATGGAGTTCTACGTCTCGACAGTTCAACAACGAAGCTCAGGGTTGTATTCAACGGATCAAAAGCTACGACATCAGGCAAATCAGTCAACGATTTAATGCATACTGGTGCTAATCTGCTCTTGAATGTTACAGATGTTCTAATTTGGCTTCGCCATTATCACCACATTTTTGCCACAGACATCACAAAAATGTTTCGCCAGGTAGCAGTTCACAAGGATGATTGGGATCTCCAGCGAATCCTTTGGATCGATGAAGACCGCAATGTCATCCCTTACCAGCTCACAACTGTCACGTATGGCACAAAGGCGGCTACCTTCCTGGCGACACGAGCACTCATGCAACTTGTTCACGATGAGGGTCATCGATTCCCTCTGGCAACGCCCTCGCTCACACATGGCAGATATGTGGATGATATCTTTGGAGGAGCAGACTCAATCTCGGAACTTGTGGAGGTCGCTCAACAGCTGATTGCATTGTGCAACGCGGGCggatttccactcgcaaaatggcatgCGACTCACCCAGATCTTCTACGGGCTGTTTCGTCATCCACACCAAATTACTCGGTATTCAATGGATGCTTCAAACTGACGCATTCGGCTTCTCATCAACTTTGACTGATCAACCAAGTAAGTGTTCAAAACGCCTCGTATTGTCCGAAGTGGCTCGGATATTTGATCCATTAGGTTTCGTCTCACCGGTAATAGTACGAGCAAAAATGCTATTACAAGAACTCTGGCTACACAAAATCAATTGGGACGACCAACTACCGTCTCAAATTGTATCACGATGGTTCATCATCAGAGAAGATCTCAAAGGTTTGGCCAAACTGACAATTCCAAGATGGTTCAACACATGGAACAATTCAACAGTAGAAATTCATGGATTCTCTGATGCTTCTCAACTTGCCATGGCAGCAGTGATTTACATCACTGTTAGCTCTCCGTCCAACAACTCAATGACGTCACTTGTCTGTTCTAAGACAAAAGttgcaccactgaagaggctCACGATACCCAGATTGGAGTTGTCGGCCGCACTCCTACTGGCAaaactcacaaaatatgttcaaTCAACGCTCAAGGTGAAGATCAATGCAACGCACCTGTGGACGGATTCTCAAGTTTCGCTCATATGGATCAAATCGCAAGCATCACGTTGGAAGGATTATGTTCTGAACAGAGTCATTCAGATCCAAGAACTCACTCCAAATGCGCATTGGAGGCATGTTCCAGGTACTTCTAATCCAGCCGACTGTGCTTCCCGAGGCATTTTGACAGATCAACTTCAACGATTAGAGCTTTGGTGGAAAGGTCCTCCATGGATGGCTCGAAATCAAGATCATTGGCCAGAGCAAAAGGAATTCTCAACTTTAACCAGCGAGCTAGAAGTGAGACCCAATGTCTCACTCTTTGCCTCAGCTCAAAAGCTAAGTTATCATTGGGATctcatttacaaatattcatcTCTTATTAAGCTGTATAGTCTGACTGCACTTTGTTTCAGGTTTGCCTCACCGCTTAAGAGAATGCTCGAAACTCCTCCCGTGATCATCATACCATCCTGCGACATGGAGACGGCGCAGCTCTTTTGGATTTAAGCGACTCAACACTTGTATTTCACCAGCGAAATCAAAACGCTCAACTCAGGCTCAACCCTGCCTGCAACTTACCCCTTCAGTTGCCTCACCGCCTTCATCGATTCACAGGGAACAATACGAGTAGGAGGAAGACTCAGAAACACAGCGCTCAGCAGGGATGAAAAACATCCAGCGATCCTCCCACGGGACGCTCACCTGTCGAAGATAATCATTGAAGATGCTCACAAGCGAACATTTCACGCAGGAACGCAGCTCACGCTCGCATACATTCGACAGCGGTATTGGATCATCGGTGGCAGAGCTCCTGTAAAATCTCACATCTTGAGATGTGTCGTGTGTGCTCATCAGAGGGGGATTCGTGCTCGTCAGATGATGGGTCAACTACCTCTCTCTCGAGTCACACCATCACGACCATTCGCTCACACCGGTGTCGATTATGCAGGACCGatcacaatgaaaaattcaaagggaaGAGGCTCGAAAACGATCAAAGGATGGATCTGCATGTTCGTATGTTTCTCGTCATTAGCTGTTCACCTCGAGGTTGTCAGCGATTACTCAACCGAGGGATTTCTGGCAGCCTACAGAAGATTCTCATCACGAAGAGGGATCGCTCACAAGTTGTACTCTGACTGTGGTACAAATTTCATTGGAGCACAGGCAGAGCTCAAACGTCTGTTCACGTCAAGTTCACAGGAGCACCGACAGATCGCATCGATTCTGTCAGCTGACAGCACTCAATGGATGTTCAACCCACCAGCTGCTCCTCACATGGGAGGAAAATGGGAAGCTGTGGTGAAATCAATCAAGTACCATCACAGGAGAACAATTGGTGAGCTCTTACTAACATTCGAAGAGTTTTCCACTCTCCTCACACAGATCGAAGCGGTGCTCAACTCAAGACTATTGGAGCCGCTCAGTGACGATCCCGACGACATCTCTGCGCTCACCCCAGGACACTTCCTCATCGGTTCAGCGCTCAACACGATACCAGAACCATCACTGCTCGACGTCTCACCAGGTAGATTGTCGAAATGGCAACTGATCCAGCAGAGAGTTCAACACTTCTGGTCTCAGTGGTCTCGACACTACCTGCAGAGACTTCAATCGATCTCAAAGTGGCATCATCCATCGAACGACATCAAGACAGGCTCGTTGGTGCTGCTCACAAACGAGCATCTCCCACCCAGCAAGTGGCCACTCGCAAGAGTGATCGAAGTTCACCCCGGCAAGGATGCTCTCACCAGGGTTGCAACGGTGAAGACTGCAACCACGACTCTCATCCGACCGATCACCAAGCTTGTCATCTTGCCTGTTCACCATCAAGCTGAGCTCACCCCTGCAGAAACATCATCAACGAGTTGCTGATGGCGGGCGgaaatgtttgagaatccgctcatccatgatggcgctcacggtcgatcgattcatcgatcgggagtcgaccatctaggtgacgcgtgagcaggggtcttctcgccggctcgcgcgcaacgacgCCATTATCATTGATCACCGATCAAAGTAAGCACCACGTGCTCGTGAATTCTCAAGTTTGTTCAAGTGCTAATCATCAAGACACGATCAAGACCGCTCAAACGACCCAAGGAATCCTCTGCAACTGTGCAGTGCAACAGGATTACGAAAGGTACAGATCAATTACAAGTAATTCATTGCacacgtgagccgccaaccacgtgtcgatcaagcacgagatcacgggcaccatcacagcagcgggccgaattaataCAATTAACGGCGCTTACAAGCTCGCTGCTTGCAAATTGTAAGAGCATTGCTCATGTAACACCACGCAGGTGACAGAGAAATTCAATAATCGATGTGTTTCAATTTGTGTAAAATTGATGCTTCACaacgaatcattgtaattgCAAGTGAATCAGACGGTTCATTCTCTCACGAAAAGAGTCAACGCGGATCATCGTAACGATCACACATTTGTATTGTTTGCTCAAACACTAATTGTCAGATCAGCgtgttcatttcattttataattgactcgaataaatcaatttgtgaaacacGAACCAGtaagtgtaaaattctttcccagcgcaatccatccaggatttccatcattcctgaataagtaacaatagtttttcacgaatatctcggaaactaaaactttccgttaattattaATCGTCCGGGCTGGATTTTCaccaacccgaccttgcgttcctcatcgggtgcgtagcacttgaaagtattccacgtgagggatgcaaggaagggtctgatttttctaaattttccgtttctgttcGAGCTCCTCCGACCTCGTGCTTCTTCGTCGGGTGCGTATGCACGTGAAggtattccacacgagaacacgagaaaggagtttgagatttaaattgacctttcttttcctttttactcttttatttcatttcaatagctactttccagtatacctaatttgtgtgcctcggcagtgcgacgcacttggaagtatcccaggcgaggaacacaaagaaggctatatttggctctttcaaataatataaactaatcttccttgggacgattgccgttggaactacgtttgaaaatgtacagaaattcgaaaccgttgaggtcaaggagaggtatcataaacatccttcgccgcgcggttaggcagtgcgacgcacatggaggaatcccagcttaactgcgcagaataaagaaaacgcgattttcgcCCCATTTTACAAGtggatacctctcatacctgtaaagcatgcgtcagccgttcCTTCCATGGGAGAATGAGTGTCATAAAGGATGagagtgatttgtttgaaatattatagaatgatctgaatggaatgaaaagcgaggtttgcgtgacaaccactgagagtttgaaaacgtcgacgaacgtttaggaacgttcgagacaacggtcgacggggatcgtaaacgcgtattgtcacaaataggcaacaaaaactgccaagcaatgttctggaacgaattccaagaacatgttaacggatatatgtatattattcgatatgcgtgaacttatgaaaacgcgaataaaatgttcacgaaactaattgaaattaaaacatcaatctctttgtcacggaagccgggaaacgcgtgtaataaaacaaacatcgattatagaaatacctcgaatgaatcaaaaagccctaatactattattacgcgaatattatagtaattgacataaataaaatgttaatcgacaccagagattcgtttgtaccgacttcgttaattaattgaaagcgaataagattaaattaaagcatttggaagattctagaagacatagaaattgcgacgcactaaattcatgaagcgctgtaggggtaaaagagagagatggtcaactattagacagagtcagaggaaggtcagggagggatgagaactcgggaaacgcgcctagacgaaaccaatacgcgcgggctctccccttcgacacgtaccccgatttgccaaatgatgtccccactttgggcccatgatcgcgggtcgaaccctgagatacgatcgcttgactgaggtaaatcactcttcgtcgaagaaTCGCAAGGTgtgtgacggggagcccgtgtccgcgtagagacagagttgtctacggtatcgcgaaatctgattgctcggcaaagttcctccgtgtaacgaggcagagtgtcgggagAGTTTCGATTCGCGGTTATCGTGTCAAAGACTCatacggatacgtaaaatcttttcacacttttcaattatctattttttttctttcattttaaatcgtccgataattaattatattccttTTCCGCGCCGCATTGTTTTCTGTCAATCGTATTTCGTAATCCGTAACACCGTAACGAAAGGCtcgaacgcgaacgcgtagtgcgtgtgcatTCAGTTCTCAttctctcttcgattttccagatttctagaCCATCACCACAGCTTTTTCGTATACGAAACCCATtgcaatattatatatttatattacatcgaattggtgagttgcacattcTATATCTTTGTTAACACGACGAATCTGctgtcgagtgagggcaaaacggcgATCTACGAGACTGCTAGTTGTGGAAGTATCCCACTGGATCGTACCGTTCTTAGCGCAAAGTTCGAggtaacaaaaataattattaaaattttccgtTTACACGCGCGCGAAAacggcccacgagact contains the following coding sequences:
- the LOC114881193 gene encoding uncharacterized protein LOC114881193 produces the protein MAHQTKPSDKWSEMESSKESLEVPDKSSSGRSSPAQTATEPARRTPSPHSHATRANAPSTLPVELQLKVCTQQGRLRSMKRLLTKLQENAGQLTKEELDDLKQQADEALKAFSKEHAHFEVLWPSSMTDHPYFSEELHEKIQDSHSDAKSLIAKERARLTAQRPDQQLDQPSKTPAQSKLPDIALLKFNDSYTDWPSFIDLFTSVVINREDLDNVQKFYYFKGCLRGEPLKIISNLSLTGSSLNSAIAQLKSRYENKRRLIQAHLDQLASLPAGPPVMAAEQAKSLSQLISTALETRNAVLNLVDPATLGDCMLVHQVSRKLDRTTKERWESSLGTTTEFPKFDSLVEFVTARVRTLESLSEDQSRSAQQKQAPARQAAQPAQTRRPAHTAVAAAPARQTAPRTAPERPDLERPSPFECCDCCGGQHYIVTCALFRSMTPKVRAQCVENKRLCYNCLGRHSVRSCKSTQKCKHCGGQHHTMIHEGEPKTAQAQAGSSRSASSSAHTTEWELGAEVKLSDHKTLLATAQALLTTSTTVHQIRILIDPGSEISFISEELTRLLNLRRHRSSITIIGVGGTKSTETKGVVTVTLQSMHSQQTVCIQAHVLTAVSTILPSFSMRTPDWPHIRKLRLADNKFLTPRPVDLIIGADFYGRIIKPNIIKGSPTTPIAQLSIFGWLVIGPVNESHSNTHYSHFAVAQDDQSNLQELLTKFWVQEESPMDIPSTLTPEEEECELHFCATHSRDHTGRYIVRIPLKAPASLLGNSHKIAQRYLQSTLRRLSKDSTYNQLYVEFMKEYEELGHMVKAPDHQRISSREAENVGPDEEMTLAHDASASGGLRVPSDGSTPQTSAHLQPYYLPHHGVLRLDSSTTKLRVVFNGSKATTSGKSVNDLMHTGANLLLNVTDVLIWLRHYHHIFATDITKMFRQVAVHKDDWDLQRILWIDEDRNVIPYQLTTVTYGTKAATFLATRALMQLVHDEGHRFPLATPSLTHGRYVDDIFGGADSISELVEVAQQLIALCNAGGFPLAKWHATHPDLLRAVSSSTPNYSVFNGCFKLTHSASHQL
- the LOC123988741 gene encoding uncharacterized protein LOC123988741, which translates into the protein MLLQELWLHKINWDDQLPSQIVSRWFIIREDLKGLAKLTIPRWFNTWNNSTVEIHGFSDASQLAMAAVIYITVSSPSNNSMTSLVCSKTKVAPLKRLTIPRLELSAALLLAKLTKYVQSTLKVKINATHLWTDSQVSLIWIKSQASRWKDYVLNRVIQIQELTPNAHWRHVPGTSNPADCASRGILTDQLQRLELWWKGPPWMARNQDHWPEQKEFSTLTSELEVRPNVSLFASAQKLSYHWDLIYKYSSLIKLYSLTALCFRFASPLKRMLETPPVIIIPSCDMETAQLFWI
- the LOC123988742 gene encoding uncharacterized protein LOC123988742; its protein translation is MGQLPLSRVTPSRPFAHTGVDYAGPITMKNSKGRGSKTIKGWICMFVCFSSLAVHLEVVSDYSTEGFLAAYRRFSSRRGIAHKLYSDCGTNFIGAQAELKRLFTSSSQEHRQIASILSADSTQWMFNPPAAPHMGGKWEAVVKSIKYHHRRTIGELLLTFEEFSTLLTQIEAVLNSRLLEPLSDDPDDISALTPGHFLIGSALNTIPEPSLLDVSPGRLSKWQLIQQRVQHFWSQWSRHYLQRLQSISKWHHPSNDIKTGSLVLLTNEHLPPSKWPLARVIEVHPGKDALTRVATVKTATTTLIRPITKLVILPVHHQAELTPAETSSTSC